Within the Candidatus Eisenbacteria bacterium genome, the region ACGCCCGTCCGATACCCCTCCACTCGCGAAGCCTCGGGACCGAGACCGCGAAGAACATCCTCCACGCTTGGGCGGCGAGAGGGATCCCGCTCCAGCATCGCCGCGAGCCGCGCGCGAAGCTCGGCCGGAGCGTGCGCGCGCACGCGCTCCCCTGCGAGACCCTCCCGATGCTGCTGCATCACGAGGAGAGGATTCTCGTCCTCGTACACGCGCCGCCCCGTCGCCATCTCGTACCAGAGCGCGCCGAGCGCATACACATCCGTCGCCGCGGTGATCGCCTCCCCCGCCCCGCACTGCTCCGGAGACATGTACGCCGCCGTCCCGTACCCGCCCACCGTCACGCTCCGCGCGTCGATCTTTTTCGCCACGCCGAAGTCGATCACGACCAGGCGGTCGAGACGCCCGTCGGCGAGAAGGAGATTCCCCGGTTTCAGATCCCGGTGTACCACGCCCAATCGGTGCGCCACGCGAAGCGCCCGACCGATCTGCGCCACCACGATCTCGCACTCCGCGATCGTGAGCTTCCCCTTCTCCCGAAGCCAATCCCCGAGATGCGTGTGCCCGGGAATCCGCTCCATCTCGATGAAGGGAAGCTCCGCGAACCCGGTCGAGACGCTCCCCGTCCCATAAACAGTAGGAACCGGACACAACGGATCCGCCTTCTTGAGCTGCTCCAGAATCTCCGCCTCGCGCCGAAACTTCCGCACCACGTCCGCGTCGCCGAGAAGCTCCTGCCGCAAGACCTTCAACACGCAGGGCCGGTTCGACGCGCTGTTGTGGCCGGAGTAGATCCGGGCCATGCCGCCCTTGTCGGAGAGAAGAACGAGACGGCGATAGGGGCCGAGCGTCATCCCGCCGCTCGTCGAGGACGCCCCCCGATTCCTCCCGAGAAGGTAGAGAAGCGCGCCGAGACCGACGACGAGAAGGGTGGCGAGAACGCTGACGAGTGCGGTCTGCATGACGATCGATGCCTCAAGGACCGGCCGAAACCCGCACGCGAAGCAAGTCTGATCGGACCGTATCGGAGTCGGTGACCAGAAGGATCTGGATCTCGTAGTCGCCGGAATCGAGTGCCGCGATCTGTTTCACGACCCAGGGTTCTTGTTCCTTGGAGCAGACAAGCTTCCTCTGCTCGCTCCACGGCTTGTTCCGAGCGCGGTATCGAGCGACCCACTCCGTCCGCGCCGGCACCCGGCCGGCGACCTCGAAGGCGAGACTCTGATAGCGCCTGAGCCGGACGATCTCGCCGGGCCGCGCCGGTGTTCCTTTGACGTCCCCGCCCGGCTCGACCGGCCCCAGCCAACGGATCTCGATCGGTTCCGGAGACGGAGAGGGGACCGCGACCTCGCTCGGCGACACGGGCGTTTCCGGAGCAGGTGGCTCGACGGCGACCACTCGCTCCGGAGGGCGTTCGTCCCGAGTCCTCTCGGGCCGAACGTCGCGCGCCTCCCGATCGGCGTGCGCTTCCCGCTCCGCGCGGGGCGCCGTTGCGGACACGGGGGCCTGCGGCGGGTCGCCGCCGCGCTGGGTTCTCGGCGGAGAAAACGCCGTCGAATCCTCCACCGTCTCGGTCTCCGTCGTCTCGACCACGTCGTCGGGTACACGATCCGGCGGCCGCCTGAAGAGAAGCCATCCGATCCCGCCGATCCCCGCGACGAGGAAGAGAGAGAGGAGCGTCACCAAGACCCTCCGGCCGCGGCTCAAGCCTCGACCCGCGTTCCCCTCTCCCGCCACGCCTTCCTCCTTTCTCAACGCCTCCACGTCGGGGAGCCGTCCAACCGACGGCTTCGCCCTCGGGAGCCGTCCGGCCTCCACGACGCCGACCGTGATGTTGTCCGTGCTCCCTTTCGTGTAGGCGAGGCTAAGAAGATTGCGGAGCGCATCGGAGAGATCGCGGGTCCCCCGGAGATGCTGCACCAGCTCGTCCGGCGCGACGATCCCCTCGACGGGGTTCCCCGTGAGGCCGTCCGTGCAGGCCAGAACGAGTGAGTTCGGCGCGAGAGGAACTCTTCGAATATCCGGAGAGGGCTTCCCGCTCTCCCCGAGATGGCGCGTGAGCGCGGAGGCGAGAGTCCGGACGACCGGGTTCGTCGCCGCTTCGGACGCGGTGTAGAGGCCGCGGTCGATCGCGTCCTGCACGGCGCTGTGGTCGGTCGTGAGCGGCTCGATCCGTCCCTCGGCGAGAAGGTACGCGCGGCTGTCGCCGACGTGCGCGACGACCCACTCGTCTTCCGTGGCGAAGACGACGACGAGCGTCGTTCCCATCCCGCGGAGCGACGGATTCGCTTCGCTCTCCCGAAGAAGCGCTTCGTGCGCCTCTTCGAACGCGTCCCCCAGCCACGGCTCCAGCTCCTCGCGCCGCGGAGGCCGATCCCGGAGCCGATCGCGGAGGAGGAGGGCCGCGCGGCGGCTCGCATGCGCCCCGCCGAGCGCGCCCCCCATTCCGTCCGCGACGACGAGCGCGGCGTGCACGCATCCCTTCGCTGGAGAGAAAACCAGTCCCCAGCAAAAATCCTCGTTCTCCGGGCGACGCCCCTGCGTCGTCCGAAACTGAACCGTCCGCTTCACGGCCGCCTCATTACGGTCCGGATCATCGTCCGGAGCCGCCTACGCGATCTTCGGGCTCGCGCTCAGTCCTTGTGATAGACGAGCTCCACCGTCCCCATCCGGATCACGTCCCCTTCCT harbors:
- a CDS encoding protein phosphatase 2C domain-containing protein — encoded protein: MKRTVQFRTTQGRRPENEDFCWGLVFSPAKGCVHAALVVADGMGGALGGAHASRRAALLLRDRLRDRPPRREELEPWLGDAFEEAHEALLRESEANPSLRGMGTTLVVVFATEDEWVVAHVGDSRAYLLAEGRIEPLTTDHSAVQDAIDRGLYTASEAATNPVVRTLASALTRHLGESGKPSPDIRRVPLAPNSLVLACTDGLTGNPVEGIVAPDELVQHLRGTRDLSDALRNLLSLAYTKGSTDNITVGVVEAGRLPRAKPSVGRLPDVEALRKEEGVAGEGNAGRGLSRGRRVLVTLLSLFLVAGIGGIGWLLFRRPPDRVPDDVVETTETETVEDSTAFSPPRTQRGGDPPQAPVSATAPRAEREAHADREARDVRPERTRDERPPERVVAVEPPAPETPVSPSEVAVPSPSPEPIEIRWLGPVEPGGDVKGTPARPGEIVRLRRYQSLAFEVAGRVPARTEWVARYRARNKPWSEQRKLVCSKEQEPWVVKQIAALDSGDYEIQILLVTDSDTVRSDLLRVRVSAGP